The window CATTAAAGCTGTAACGAAGGGCGTTGTTAAAGTCCTGGCGAAAATGGGTATTTCCACGATCCAGAGTTATCGTGGGGCGCAAATTTTCGAAGCGATTGGACTTAGCCAAGAACTCATCGATTCGTATTTTACATGGACCTACACCCCTATTGGCGGGATTGGTATCGATATTGTGGCTAAGGAAGCTTTGATCCGCCACAACCGCGCTTTCTCCGAGCAAGAGGGACGCGATAAGGTGCTCGATACCGGTGGTGATCTGCAATGGCGCAGAGACGGTGAAGACCATCTCTATACACCGGAAACGGTGCATGCCTTACAATCAGCCGTTCGTACGAACAACTACGCGATATATAAGAATTTCTCGAAGCTCATCCAACGTGAGGATGAGAAATATATGGCTTTGCGCGGGCTTCTGAGCTTCAAGGAAGGCCGACAACCGATTCCGATCGAAGAAGTGGAGCCGATCGAGTCGATCTTTAAGCGCTTCAAGACAGGAGCCATGTCCTATGGCTCCATCAGTAAAGAAGCGCATGAAACGATTGCGATTGCGATGAACCGCATCGGCGGCAAGAGCAACACCGGCGAGGGCGGCGAGCATCCTGAGCGCTTCACGCCAGATGCGAACGGCGATCTTCGCCGCAGCGCAATCAAGCAGGTGGCGTCCGGCCGCTTCGGCGTCACAAGCCATTATCTCGTCAATGCGGACGAGATTCAGATCAAGATGGCGCAGGGCGCGAAGCCCGGCGAGGGCGGTCAGCTCCCGGGAACCAAGGTGTACCCTTGGGTTGCCGAGGTTCGCGGTGTTACGCCAGGCGTAGGCTTAATCTCGCCGCCGCCGCATCACGATATTTATTCGATCGAGGATCTAGCTGAGCTGATCCACGATCTCAAGAATGCCAACCCGCGGGCACGGATCAGCGTGAAGCTGGTATCCGAAGTTGGTGTTGGCACCATCGCTGCCGGTGTAGCCAAAGGGAAAGCGGACGTTGTCCTGATCTCCGGCTACGACGGAGGAACAGGCGCGTCGCCGCAGACGAGTATTCGCCATGCGGGACTGCCGTGGGAGCTCGGTCTAGCGGAGACGCATCAGACGCTCGTGCTCAACAACCTGCGCAGCCGTATCGTCGTCGAGACAGACGGCAAGCTGATGACGGGGCGCGACGTTGTCGTAGCTGCCCTGCTCGGGGCTGAGGAGTTCGGCTTCGCTACAACTCCGCTCATTACCATTGGCTGCGTGATGATGCGCGTGTGCCATCTGGATACCTGTCCGGTTGGGGTTGCTACGCAAAATCCGGAGCTTCGCAAGAAATTTGCCGGGGATCCGCAGCATGTGGTCAATTTCATGACCTTCATCGCGCAGGATGTGCGTGAGATGATGGCTGAGCTTGGCTTCCGCACCATTGAAGAGATGGTCGGCCGCACAGATGTGCTTGAGTCTAAGCAAGCTGTCGAGCATTGGAAAGCTAAGGGCGTCGACTTATCGCCGCTTCTGCACCAACCAGAGATGGGCGAGGATGTGGGCCGATTCTGCCAAATGGCGCAGGATCATGGCTTGGATCGCTCACTGGACGTAACGAAGCTGCTTGCTATTTGTGAGCCTGCTATTGAGCGCAAGGAGCATGTGCACGCCATCCTGCCAATTACGAACGTCAACCGTGTTGTCGGAACGATTGTCGGTAGTGAAGTTACACGTCGTCATGGCGTGGACGGCTTGCCGCACGATACGATCCGCCTCCACTTTAATGGTTCTGCTGGTCAAAGCTTCGGTGCTTTCGTACCGAAAGGGATCACGCTTTCGCTGGAAGGCGATGCCAATGATTACGTTGGTAAAGGATTATCAGGTGGTAAACTGGCAATCTTCCCTTCCAGTCAATCGCACTTTGTTCCCGAAGACAACGTGATTATTGGAAATACCGCATTCTATGGCGCAACCGACGGGGATGCTTACATCCGTGGTATTGCAGGCGAGCGTTTCTGCGTAAGAAACAGCGGTGTACGAGCAGTTGTTGAAGGTGTTGGAGACCATGGTTGTGAATACATGACTGGCGGCCGTGTTGTTGTCCTGGGTTCTACGGGCCGCAACTTCGCAGCAGGTATGTCAGGCGGTATCGCGTATGTGCTGGATGAGAAGGGTGACTTCTCAAGTAAGGTGAACAAAGAAATGGTTTACCTAGAACAGTTGGAAGAAACGTATGAAATGAACGAACTGAAAACGATGATACAGCATCATGCCACATTTACGGATAGCAGCGTTGCCCACCAAGTTATTAAGCACTGGGATGAGTACGTTTGGAAGTTCGTGAAGGTTATACCGAAGGACTACAAACGGATGTTTGATGCCATCGAAAAGGTAAAACGCTCTGGACTAAGCCAACAAGAAGCCGTTATGGTTGCTTTCGAGGCGAATATGAGGGATGTTTCACGTGTCGGTGGAAACTAACGAATCAGATCAGATGCTGACGAAGTAAGTTTTGCATAAGCAAAACATGTGATGCTTCCGATGCCAGTTTTTCTGGCGAAAAACTCTTGGGAGGGATTAAACGTAAATGGGTAAACCAACTGGTTTTATAGAACATCGTCGTGAAGTGGCATCTGAAGCTGCTCCCCTAGTCCGGATTGGACATTGGAAGGAGTTTGCGACGCCGCTGACTGAAGATAAATTGCAGACGCAAGGGTCTAGATGTATGGACTGTGGGATTCCATTCTGTCACACAGGGGCGTTGATCAGCGGCATGGCCGCTGGTTGCCCGGTTAATAACCTCATTCCGGAATGGAATGATCTGGTGTATCGCGGTCAATGGAGAGAGGCTCTGGACCGTTTACACAAGACGAACAATTTCCCTGAGTTCACGGGACGCGTTTGTCCGGCGCCATGTGAAGGTTCGTGTACGGTAGGTCTGAAGGATACACCGGTTACAATCAAAAGCATCGAGAAAGCCATTATTGATAAAGGCTTCGATGAAGGCTGGATTACACCTGAGCCTCCGGAAGTGCGCACAGGTAAGAAGGTAGCTGTCGTAGGCTCGGGTCCATCCGGACTCGCTGCAGCAGCGCAGTTGAACAAAGCCGGACACTGGGTTACCGTGTTCGAACGTGCAGACCGCGTGGGCGGACTGCTCATGTACGGCATTCCGAACATGAAGCTGGATAAGAAGTACGTCCAACGTCGTGTGGATCTGCTGGAAGCCGAGGGCATCACGTTCGTTACCGGCGCTCATGTCGGTGTGAACTATCCGATTGAGAAGCTGCAAGAGGAGTTTGATGCCATCGTTCTGTGCGGCGGGGCAACGAAAGGCCGCGATCTTCCGATCGAGGGTCGTGAGCTAGGCGGCGTCCACTTAGCCATGGAATTCCTGAGCAAGAACACGAAGAGCTTGCTGGATTCCGAGCACGCCGACGGCGCGTTTATTTCCGCCGAAGGTAAGGATGTTATCGTCATTGGCGGCGGCGACACGGGAACAGACTGCGTGGGCACATCTTTGCGTCACAAAGCGAAGAGTGTTACGCAATTTGAGATTATGCCCAAGTCGCCGGACACACGTCCTGCGAACAATCCTTGGCCGGAATGGCCAAAAGTCCACAAAGTGGACTACGGTCAACAAGAAGCGGCAGCGGTGCAAGGTGAAGATCCGCGCCAATACTTAATCAACACGAAGAAATTCGTGGGGGATGAGAATGGCAACTTGAAGGAACTGCACACGGTGCTCATCGAGTGGCAGAAGAACGAGAAGGGTCAATTCGTTCCTCTGGAAGTTCCAGGCAGCGAGAAAGTATACCCAGCTCAGCTGGTACTGATCGCGATGGGCTTTACAGGACCGGAGAACACGGTGCTGGATCAACTCGGCGTCGTCAAAGACGAGCGCTCCAACGCGAAAGCGGACTACGGTAAGTTTGCGACGAGCGTGGACGGTGTCTTCGTTGCCGGTGACATGCGTCGTGGGCAAAGCCTCGTAGTTTGGGCAATCAACGAAGGTCGCGCAGCGGCTCGTGAAGTTGATCGTTACTTGATGGGATCGTCGAATTTACCATAATATGCGGAAAAAGGAAGGAACCCTTGGTTTGGGTTTCTTCCTTTTTGTTTGCAAATCTTTTTTTACCGCATTTGGTGGAAATAAAAGCAGTTGTGCCGAGCTTAAAGTATTTAAAAACCGCAACGAGGCTGGAAAAGTAGGCTGAGAAGCCGTTTTCCGAAAGGCAATAGCTGTAAGGAAGCTTTTCAAACCGCTAATGAAACCGACGAATAGCCGGTACGCATAGCACACTAGCAACAATGGCGATGCCAATCGAAGCGAATATCGTTATGGTTGTTATCCCGCCAATCCCATCTGCAATTAAGCCAATGAGGAAATAACTCACAGGCAGCAGGGCGAAAGAACCTAATAGATCAAGATATTTTAACGCGATCATAGCGATCGACGATCCAGCCGGAAAAGGGGAGCATGATTACGTAAGGGAGCATATATGCAGCCATTACGATGCCCATCATCGTGGTTGAGCCTGTTAGGGAATAAACAACCATGGGTAAAATAACGGTAGTAACAGAACCGCCGAGCATGGAGATGAGTTGGCTAAGCCACAAAGGAAAGGAACGTGATTGTACGAAAGGCATTAGGAAATTATCTAGTACTCGCTGTTTCTTTTTAAGATGGGATTCTATTTGCATGTTTGATTTACTCCTAACTCACAGAATCAAAAGGTGAACAATTCATACACATCATGTACAATAGAGGGAGCAGGTAAACGCGCGATGCTGCGAAAGCCTAGTATGCACGGATTGGAGGGGAGCACATGAAGAAAGAGAATCTCATCACGCCGGCGGAACTGCATGCACTGCTAACTGAGAATGGGGAGGACCTTCAGGAATTTGAAATCGACGAACCCATCGGTACACAGCATCTTCATTCTCTGCAAAAAGCAATTGTGCTCCTCTCCCAGCAGGTTGCGGATCTTCAAACGCAGCTTCATGAGCATTTTATACGCCAGAACAAACAACAAGAACAACTGCTCCGGCAATTTGAATATCAAATTGAACATAAGCTCCATGAACAGTTGGCAAATGGGATCGTGGTACTGCAGCAGCCGACGGACATGGATGTCGAAGTTTTAAATAAGAAGTCCCAACAATTGACGCTCTATTCAGCTGAATTGCCTGACCCGGTTGATGAAGAGCCGACATATTCCAGGGTGAAAAGCTACAGAAAGATTCGGAAACGAAAGAAGTCGTTACTGGAGAAGCTTTTCGGATAGTTGAAAAGACAAAAGACCGCATCTTCCTAATCGAAGAGCGGTCTTTCCGTGTCTTAGTACAGCTGGATGCTATAGCATCCCTTCCTCATGAGCCTTCTTGGATGCTTGCACGCGGTCTCGGACGTCCATTTTCGAGTATATGCTGGAAATATAGTTCTTCACAGTGCCTTCGGACAAGAAAAGCTTTTCGGCAATTTCTCGGTTATTGAGGCCATCTGCGATACAATGCAGTACTTGCAACTCGCGCTCGCTCAGTCCATAAGTGTCGGTTCTAGTCTGCTCTTCTACAGCTTTGACTCCAGCACTCTGCGATGTGTGATCAGAAGCGCCTCTCGCTTCCTGGACGAGCATTCTGGCGATATCTTGCGGGATGAGTGTACCGCCTTGATGCACCCATTTGATACCGGCCGCCAGATCCTTCGGATGAATGGCTTTGAGCAAATAGCCTTCGGCACCCGCTCCTAGGGCATCAACGACATAGCTGATTTCCTGGAAGGTAGTCAGGATGATGACACGAATCTGAGGCCATGTTGCCTTGATTTGGCGGGTCGCTTCGACGCCATCCATGACAGGCATATGAATGTCCATGAGTACAACGTCAGGCTGCTGTTCTTCGCACTGCTTTAGGGCTATGTGACCATTCTCAGCCAAACCAACGACATGAATATCCGGATCCATATCAAGTACGATGTGCAGGCTTTCTCTAATTAAATCCTGATCATCGACCAGGAGAAGTTTAAGCGGGGTCGTGTTCATGCTTGATCCTCCTCAGAGTTTTTCGCCAGAAAAACTGGCATCGAAAGCGTTACTTGAGTTTTTCGCCAGAAAAACTGGCATCGAAAGCGCTGCTTAAGTGTGTATCCACATTGTACCACCCGGTGCTTCCAACGGGAAAGGATTTAGAATGATGGCAAGCGTTTGGCGGGAATGGAACAATGGACGACAGTACCTTGACCTAATGTGGAACTCACCTGAAGTGTACCTTGCAGAGCAAATATGCGTTCCTGCATGGCGTTGATACCAAAGCCAACTTTCAGCTGCTCCGTACCGATGCCATCGTCCTCAATGCGAATGTCGACTAAATCATCGGAGTAAGTGAGTGTAACTTCTACGGTGGAAGCCCGGCCATGCCGTTTGGCATTGGTTAGTGATTCCTGCAGGCAGCGAATGAGTGAAAGTTTGGTTTGTTTCGGAATGTCGAATTCCTCGCCTACGGTCGTGAATCGGATTTGGGTCCCGGTATGAAGGGCAAATTCGTTGGCCAGTCTCGTCAATTGCTGGGAGAGCAGCATATCGCCCTCGGGGACCATCTGATGAATGCTGCGGCGTACTTCTTCGAGTCCATTGCGGGTTACACTACGCAGGACATCCAGCTTTTCTTTGGCTTTGTCTGGTGCTGTTTCGATCAGGTAGGACACAGCGTCCATCCCCATGATGACGGAAGTAAACGTATGCCCCACTGTATCATGTAATTCACGAGCCATCCGGTTGCGCTCCTCAAGCAGTGTAAGCTGTTCGATTTGGTTGGCGTACTGCTCTAATGCGTTATTTTGCTCATGGATTAAACGATACTGACGTTGGTTCTCGGCTAAAAGCTTTTCGGTCTTCTCATTCGAAGTCACAACCCGTTGTAAGCTAAGGCCAATGGCAAAGAACAGCACAGCATTTAAGATAATGCTAAATAATTGGCCAACCCCCATCCCGCTATGCAGGATGAAAAAATACTCTAAAGGCATAGCCACCATAAATATGGGAGCGGTCCACCAAGCATTTTTTCGGTCGGTGAGGAATCCAATAACCATTAATGGGCAATTAATAGTAAGGTACGCATCCTGCTGCATCCATGAAAGATAGATTTGTAGAGGGATACCTGTCAGCAGCACGGCAATCGGATAGAAAGTTGAGTTGATGTAGTTCGGTCTCCAGAATAGAAATGGAACGCCATAGGACAGGAGGATGGCCAATATCGTTTGGATGGTGGCAGTTAGTTCATGCTCATGCATATGGAGAAGCGCATAAAGTAAGCCAAGCAGCGTAGAACCAGTCAAGACGATAAACAGGGACCACTCCACACCGTGCCAAGGTCTTCTTTGAATCATAAAAGGACTCCTTTACACAAGATCTTATAAGATCATTGTACATAAAAACAGGAAAAAGCCATAGTGAGTGCAGTCATATAGGTTAGGTGATGGTTTGTGACCTTACTCTATGACTATACTATTCTTAGGAGGATTACTAGGCAAAGCGGTTCAGGTAGGGTAGCATTGGGTTATATTGGTTAAAAGTTAGGGGAGTGTTAAGGATGACGGCAACAACAGATGCCATTACACCGATAGTAAAAATCGATCAAATTACAAAACGAATCGGTTCTAAGACGATTATTGATAAATTAAGCTTTGAGGTGCCGCGGGGCGAGGTGTTTGGGTTTCTCGGACCGAACGGAGCGGGAAAAACGACAACCATCCGGATGATGGTCGGACTCATGTCGATCACGGAAGGGGATATACGGATTGGCGGGTATTCGATACGTACCCATTTTGAGCAAGCGATTCGTCATGTTGGCGCTATTGTGGAAAATCCGGAAATGTACAAGTTTCTGAGCGGTTATCATAATTTGGTTCATTACGCGAGAATGTTCCCGGGCATTGAGGAAGACCGAATTCATGAGGTCATTGATCTTGTTGGTATGGAAAATAGAATCCATGACAAGGTCAAAACGTACTCCCTCGGTATGCGCCAAAGGCTTGGAATTGCCCAAGCCTTGCTGCATAAGCCGTCGGTACTAATCCTCGACGAGCCTACCAACGGGCTGGATCCAGCTGGTATTCGAGAACTGCGTGATCATTTGCGGAAGCTTACCCGGGAGGATGGAATCTCAGTCATCGTGTCCAGTCACTTACTTTCGGAGATGGAGTTGATGTGCGATCGTGTCGCCATTATTCAGAACGGGAAGCTGGTGGACGTCAGACTGATTAAAGAGTTTGGTCAGGCGGATGGCAAGCAGCAGGTGGCTTTTGAGGTGGCATCGATGGATCAAGCTTTGACATTAGCAGCAGAACACGGAGCACAAGTGAATGTAGCTGGGGATGACCTTATCATGAATCTCGATAAACAAGAAACCGCTGCGTGGAACAAAAGGTTCGTAGAGGCAGGGATTGCGGTCTACGGCATCCGAGCGGCTACCAAATCCCTGGAAGATCAATTTTTAGAGATGACGGGAAGTGATCCGATTGCTTAATCTAATTCGAAATGAACATATGAAAATTTATCGTAGGCTGCGAACTTGGATTCTAGGTGGATTATTGATTGCTATTGTCGTATTAGCTGCGCTGTTTTCACATTCGGGCTATAAAGCAAATGAAGACTGGAAGACCAGAGCAGCGGAATCGATTGAGCACAATCAGAAAGAACTGGAAAATCAGGATGTGCCGGCCAAATTTAGAGAGCAGATGAGGGAGGACATAGCACTCCAGCAGTACATGTTGGATCATAATTACCCTCCGACAGATAACACGTTATGGGGTGGCACCTTAAGTGCAGCGGGATTAATCATCATGGTTACATTATTTACCGTAATCATTGCCGGAGATATGGTCGCTGGTGAGTTTACATGGGGGACGATCAAACTGCTGCTCATTCGTCCTGCCAATCGAGCGAAGATTCTCTTATCAAAGTATCTAACAACGCTTCTGTTTGCAGCTACTCTGCTGATTGTGATGTTTATTACTTCTTTGATTGTGAACGGGTTCCTCTACGGATTTCAGAGTCTAAGCCTTCCACACCTAACTGTAAATGCAGCAGGACAAGTTCAGGAAGAGAGTATGCTGGTGTATGTGTTTGCAACCTATGGACTAAAGTTAATCGAACTCGTCATGATCGTGACGATGGCCTTTATGATCTCGACCGTATTTCGCAGCTCTTCCCTAGCCATTGGACTTAGTATTTTCATCATGTTCGCGGGGCAAATTATTACGATATTGCTGCTGAGATACAGCTGGGGCAAATATTTTTTATTCGCCAATACCGATCTCACTCCCTACTTAGTGGGGCAGCCGCTGGCGGAAGGGATGACGCTTGGTTTCTCTATAACCGTGCTGCTCTTCTATTTCTTATTGTTTAATGTACTCTCATGGGAAATATTCCGTAGACGTGATGTAGCCGCCTGATTATCGGGTGGTCCAGAGACTAACGGATACCAAAAAGGACGACTCCTAGGTAATGAACCTTTGGAATCGTCCTTTTCTCATTTTTGAATATACGCGTGGATGGTATCAGGAACTTCCTTCAAGGAGTTCAACTGGTAGAACGCCCCTTTAGGAGTGATGTCAATGGTTCCTGTGTTGTACTCCCAGTCCTGCTGTACAGGAATGTGTATCGAGTGGATACCTGCATGCAGCGCAGGCAGTACATCCGTCTTGATCGAGTTGCCGATCATCC is drawn from Paenibacillus sp. V4I7 and contains these coding sequences:
- the gltB gene encoding glutamate synthase large subunit; this encodes MTKIGLPPKQGLYDPGFEHDACGIGFVANIKGVKSHEIVKQALRVLCNLEHRGGQGSETNTGDGAGLLMQIPDTYLQFACVDENIKLPAAGSYGVGMVYLPQDLEARQACESIIERIVKQEGQQFLGWRTVPTDNSSLGDSAKSAEPFVRQVFIGQSEDVTSNLDFERKLYIIRKLSENAIKLSHRESQFYYSSLSSRTIVYKGMLTPEQVDAYYIELQDEKVDSALALVHSRFSTNTFPSWERAHPYRYLIHNGEINTLRGNVNWMHARQAMCETELFGEDFKRILPVIDTDGSDSQMFDNTLEFLMLSGRSLPHAAMMMVPEPWSKHETMDDEKKAFYEYHSTLMEPWDGPAAIAFTDGSQIGAILDRNGLRPARYYVTTDDFIVLASEVGVLDIEPERILYKDRLRPGRMLLVDTIEGRIVTDEEIKSRIAGEQPYRDWLNEHLVSLEDLEDAPIVLGSDHDTVLQRQHAFGYTFEQLRKTLEPMAKTGVDPIGSMGTDAPLAVLSDRPQLLYNYFKQLFAQVTNPPIDANFEEIITAQGTTIGPERNLINPEPESCRQIRLQSPFLSNEELAKLRHIKRNGFKTVTLPTLFEAAEGTEGLESAMQALYAAADQAIVEGASLIILSDRGVDSRKAPIPALLATSGLHHHLIRQGTRTKVSLLVESGEPREVHHFALLLGYGAGAINPYLALETLDDMIGRKQLVGVDLEKATYNYIKAVTKGVVKVLAKMGISTIQSYRGAQIFEAIGLSQELIDSYFTWTYTPIGGIGIDIVAKEALIRHNRAFSEQEGRDKVLDTGGDLQWRRDGEDHLYTPETVHALQSAVRTNNYAIYKNFSKLIQREDEKYMALRGLLSFKEGRQPIPIEEVEPIESIFKRFKTGAMSYGSISKEAHETIAIAMNRIGGKSNTGEGGEHPERFTPDANGDLRRSAIKQVASGRFGVTSHYLVNADEIQIKMAQGAKPGEGGQLPGTKVYPWVAEVRGVTPGVGLISPPPHHDIYSIEDLAELIHDLKNANPRARISVKLVSEVGVGTIAAGVAKGKADVVLISGYDGGTGASPQTSIRHAGLPWELGLAETHQTLVLNNLRSRIVVETDGKLMTGRDVVVAALLGAEEFGFATTPLITIGCVMMRVCHLDTCPVGVATQNPELRKKFAGDPQHVVNFMTFIAQDVREMMAELGFRTIEEMVGRTDVLESKQAVEHWKAKGVDLSPLLHQPEMGEDVGRFCQMAQDHGLDRSLDVTKLLAICEPAIERKEHVHAILPITNVNRVVGTIVGSEVTRRHGVDGLPHDTIRLHFNGSAGQSFGAFVPKGITLSLEGDANDYVGKGLSGGKLAIFPSSQSHFVPEDNVIIGNTAFYGATDGDAYIRGIAGERFCVRNSGVRAVVEGVGDHGCEYMTGGRVVVLGSTGRNFAAGMSGGIAYVLDEKGDFSSKVNKEMVYLEQLEETYEMNELKTMIQHHATFTDSSVAHQVIKHWDEYVWKFVKVIPKDYKRMFDAIEKVKRSGLSQQEAVMVAFEANMRDVSRVGGN
- a CDS encoding glutamate synthase subunit beta codes for the protein MGKPTGFIEHRREVASEAAPLVRIGHWKEFATPLTEDKLQTQGSRCMDCGIPFCHTGALISGMAAGCPVNNLIPEWNDLVYRGQWREALDRLHKTNNFPEFTGRVCPAPCEGSCTVGLKDTPVTIKSIEKAIIDKGFDEGWITPEPPEVRTGKKVAVVGSGPSGLAAAAQLNKAGHWVTVFERADRVGGLLMYGIPNMKLDKKYVQRRVDLLEAEGITFVTGAHVGVNYPIEKLQEEFDAIVLCGGATKGRDLPIEGRELGGVHLAMEFLSKNTKSLLDSEHADGAFISAEGKDVIVIGGGDTGTDCVGTSLRHKAKSVTQFEIMPKSPDTRPANNPWPEWPKVHKVDYGQQEAAAVQGEDPRQYLINTKKFVGDENGNLKELHTVLIEWQKNEKGQFVPLEVPGSEKVYPAQLVLIAMGFTGPENTVLDQLGVVKDERSNAKADYGKFATSVDGVFVAGDMRRGQSLVVWAINEGRAAAREVDRYLMGSSNLP
- a CDS encoding MFS transporter, whose protein sequence is MQIESHLKKKQRVLDNFLMPFVQSRSFPLWLSQLISMLGGSVTTVILPMVVYSLTGSTTMMGIVMAAYMLPYVIMLPFSGWIVDRYDRVKIS
- a CDS encoding response regulator transcription factor, whose translation is MNTTPLKLLLVDDQDLIRESLHIVLDMDPDIHVVGLAENGHIALKQCEEQQPDVVLMDIHMPVMDGVEATRQIKATWPQIRVIILTTFQEISYVVDALGAGAEGYLLKAIHPKDLAAGIKWVHQGGTLIPQDIARMLVQEARGASDHTSQSAGVKAVEEQTRTDTYGLSERELQVLHCIADGLNNREIAEKLFLSEGTVKNYISSIYSKMDVRDRVQASKKAHEEGML
- a CDS encoding sensor histidine kinase, translated to MIQRRPWHGVEWSLFIVLTGSTLLGLLYALLHMHEHELTATIQTILAILLSYGVPFLFWRPNYINSTFYPIAVLLTGIPLQIYLSWMQQDAYLTINCPLMVIGFLTDRKNAWWTAPIFMVAMPLEYFFILHSGMGVGQLFSIILNAVLFFAIGLSLQRVVTSNEKTEKLLAENQRQYRLIHEQNNALEQYANQIEQLTLLEERNRMARELHDTVGHTFTSVIMGMDAVSYLIETAPDKAKEKLDVLRSVTRNGLEEVRRSIHQMVPEGDMLLSQQLTRLANEFALHTGTQIRFTTVGEEFDIPKQTKLSLIRCLQESLTNAKRHGRASTVEVTLTYSDDLVDIRIEDDGIGTEQLKVGFGINAMQERIFALQGTLQVSSTLGQGTVVHCSIPAKRLPSF
- a CDS encoding ABC transporter ATP-binding protein, whose amino-acid sequence is MTATTDAITPIVKIDQITKRIGSKTIIDKLSFEVPRGEVFGFLGPNGAGKTTTIRMMVGLMSITEGDIRIGGYSIRTHFEQAIRHVGAIVENPEMYKFLSGYHNLVHYARMFPGIEEDRIHEVIDLVGMENRIHDKVKTYSLGMRQRLGIAQALLHKPSVLILDEPTNGLDPAGIRELRDHLRKLTREDGISVIVSSHLLSEMELMCDRVAIIQNGKLVDVRLIKEFGQADGKQQVAFEVASMDQALTLAAEHGAQVNVAGDDLIMNLDKQETAAWNKRFVEAGIAVYGIRAATKSLEDQFLEMTGSDPIA
- a CDS encoding ABC transporter permease, with the translated sequence MIRLLNLIRNEHMKIYRRLRTWILGGLLIAIVVLAALFSHSGYKANEDWKTRAAESIEHNQKELENQDVPAKFREQMREDIALQQYMLDHNYPPTDNTLWGGTLSAAGLIIMVTLFTVIIAGDMVAGEFTWGTIKLLLIRPANRAKILLSKYLTTLLFAATLLIVMFITSLIVNGFLYGFQSLSLPHLTVNAAGQVQEESMLVYVFATYGLKLIELVMIVTMAFMISTVFRSSSLAIGLSIFIMFAGQIITILLLRYSWGKYFLFANTDLTPYLVGQPLAEGMTLGFSITVLLFYFLLFNVLSWEIFRRRDVAA